The sequence ACCGACCAATGTGTCATAACCCTACAGAAATACAATCAATCAGCAAAGCACGACAAATGGGAAGGGTAGACTATTGTGAAGTACCACACTTCCATTACCTGTGGCAATGAGATTATGAACTCATGAGCATTAGCTGCTTTAGCAGCTTTTATTACATCGTCCTTGGAAACGTTGTCATCTGGGAGCCCATAAGCAATATTTTCTCCAACAGACACGGAGAATAGAACAGGTTCCTACAGCAGATCAAAATATACTGTGTTTAGTAAAGCTAACAAATGCTCTTTATTTGACATTAAATTACTGTCATGTGGGTTTAAAGTCTAATCTGAATCATTTAAGGATCTCCCTCATATGCGCTAGTTACTTATAACCAATAAATTACCCACATGTGTTGGTCTTTGTGGTTATGGTTCTTGGAATTTCACCACTATATATATCCTGTCAAGCTTCGAAATGGTACCAAGTATATAGAACAGATACTCAGACGTGTTATACTTTTGGATATAATTTAAACATTAACGAGGAAGTGTCGAGATAGTTACTTGGTTCACTATGGAAACCGCACGAGCCCATTCACTCTTATCAAATGATCGCAGATCCTCTCCAGCAACAGTTATGCGACCTCTTGTTGGCTGCAATGTCCAGTTACTCGTAAGTAATGATATAAACTTCCATCCACTACTAGAGCTGAACATCAGGTATAACCTCATAAAAGCGAGCTAAAAGCTGTACGACTGTACTTTTCCCGGCACCACTAGGACCAACCAGAGCAGTGACCGTTCCACATTTTAAAGTCAGATCAAGGCCTTGTAAGATTTCCACGTCGGGCCTTAGAGGGTATGAGAAAGAAACATCTGCAATATAACATATCTCTTACAGAATGATGCAAGGAAGGTGTGCATTTTTCCAGCACAAAAAGCCAGTGAACACTTAATGCGTAGCCAATGACCTTATTCAAACTAAAGATTTATGCAAAAGAAATTGTGATGGTAGTACTTCAATCAACCATTAAGATTTTGCAAGAAATATTTTACTAATTTCAGTTTCATCTTGTCTGTTATGCGTGTTATCGGTGCTACGAATTAACTCCAGCATGAAATAGAATTACTAACCCAAAGTCCGTACCTTCAAGGTGAATATCACCGGACTCTGCAAGCTTGCGCACATCACTAGCAGATTTTAGTGACGACATGTATCCCACACTGCTGGTTTGCATTTTCCCGTTGGAATTGGCCAATAGAGGTTCGAGGTTTGGATCATGTGATTTCCTTCTCTTCAAGTCTTTTTCTAGAGCATAAGCTAGTGCTTCATCAATTTCAGCACCAGACAGGACCGAGTTAATTCTTTCAACAGCAGCCAAGGCTCCTCGAAGATCCCCAAATGTGTTCACCACACCTTGAACCTAGAAATTTTGCTTtagtttttaatatttaaagaaGGAATATAAGAGAAGATAAATGCAATCCCAAGTGAATATACTCACGGCAAATGTTAATGTAAAAGTGTATCCAATAAAAGAAACCATGGTTCCAACTGCAAGTTTGCCCTACACGCAACAAATCGAGTTCTTcaatatcaaatcaaatttgcCCTAAATTGAGACATTAGACATGATAACAAGTAATATCCGTTAGGTATCAAGTGAAGATCGGATACAAATTTTCAGGAAGGTCGAAACTTGAAGTTCTTACAGCTTTTACTTTGCTTCCTCCAAGACAATACAAAGCCATTAAAGAGACATAGACGGCAACCCTTGTGATGGATTCATTTATGGACTTAAATACTCCGAGGGTCATGCCACTTCTCTCATAGTCAAGAACCTGACAAGTTCCAATAGCATGTTGAGAAATTCCAGAGATTCTACACTTCTTCCATAACAAAACTTTCTCAAAACATCggaaaacataaaacaaaagcACTACCTGCCGACCAAAAACTGACATTTGACGTTTTTCACCCCCGAATGATCTGACCTGCAATAATCACCAACTCACTATAATTACCAAACACACAATCTCTTGGATGCACAAAAACATTCAGTTTCGATCAAGATTTCAGGAGCTCACAGTACGTATAGCAGCAAAAGTTTCAGTAACACAATCAGCTATAGTGGCTAGTGCAGATCCATGAACTTTAAAGACACTGACGGTTGTTCTCTTATATACAGCTACATAAAAGCATAGATGTCAGTTGAGTGCCCCAATATAGAATCCATACCAAAAAGCCAAACTGTAAATAGGACCCCTTCTCCCATTTGAAGAAAACACTTGGCCAAACTCTATGAGACAATCTTACCAACTACTGCAGACACTGTTAGCATAAGTAGGCCTAAAACTGGCGCCAGCTGGGGGGAAAGAGCAAAAAGTAAGCAAAGTGTTCCAATGACCTGCATAAGGGACGACACATATATATTCTCAGAGTCATCATTCGAAGCAAAGAAAATAAGATTCATTGTAAAGGGCTATTAGTAGTTGCTCTTGAACTTTTACGATTAACACTTAGTTTTTCCAAATATCCATCAGGACAAATAATTGAGAAATACAGTGAGAAAAATGAGGAAGCTTTCTTTGCTACTAAGTCTCCCATTAGAGAAGGTGAGAAATGGTGTCAATATCAATTTAGCTCACTTTTGCTTAGTGTAGAGTAGCTTGCCTCAGAAATTGCCCTGAAACCACGGTCTCTTGATATGTTATCACTAACAATGGTCTTCAGAGAACCCAAATCCGATGTTAATAAGGAAGTCAGTTCGCCAACCTACACGGAGAGCACACAAAATCAGTTATAAAACACAGGGGTCAGTTTATATAAAGTGGAATGGGCTTAGAGAAGAGAAACAATAGATGAATAATGTAACATAAGGTTTAGACTAGTATCATTATTTGCCAATTAATTGCGGTGATGAATGAATAACATGGAAGAATGCTTCATACCTTGTACTTGTCAAAAAACTCCACCtgcagaaataaaataaaacgcTTATTAGGAATTGGACAGAAACATGAATATGAATGCAGTATGTTGTGCATAAAATAGAGGGAGACAGCTCTTCAACAATTTCATTTCACTTCTTTACTGATGAATAAGTATAAGAAAGTGATTTATACAACTGTAAAAGCCTCCAAAAGTACATCATAAATTCTTGAACAACAACTGCTTCTATTTCACAAGCAGTAATCAATTATAATGTCAGCATAGCGCAAGAAAAACGATTTACCTTCTGAATCAACACCCTCTGAAAAATTTGAGCTCTTAAGCTCGACATAACTTTCTCCCATATGCCATTCATGTTTACCACAAAAATAATTGTGAAAATGGGTTCCAATGTATACAGTATTCCCACTTTACTCAGCAGCTGCCAGATAGGTTCTGGTCTTGCCCCAATCAATACTTCGAAAAATTTCCCTGTAATAGTAATATTCGTGTATATCGTCACGATTGACATACTCTGCCCCCACTGATTATTGTGGAAATAAGGATAgagttattttcatttatttattcatttattggTGTTACTGCATACAGTGTTCAACTTTATTCGACAACAATTCGGAATAGAAGTTCATATTAACAGAGCAGTAAGATATATTGATCACAAGAATGGCCTTTCTAATTCTCCATGGCAATAATGAATCGAGGAAAGTATGTAAAAACATAGGAGGGACATTTTGGAATTGAAGCTCACGTAAATTATATGCTAAAACTGTTCTATAAACAGAATTACACTTGTATATTTTGAAGTATCTCCATGAATACATATGACTGCATTCTAGCTTCCCAAGTCTCCAAATGCATAAAAAGATGTGATACATAAATTCTTAAGGCACATTTGTTGACTTCTTCTTTGACAATTTTCAGATGCACATCTATCATTATGATTTATACTTATAATTCCTGTTCTATTAAAGCATGCACATGGTTTGTGTTCTCCAATACTCTAATAACTGATAGAAGATGTCATTGCTGTGGAAAAATCATGGGTATAACTATCATAATAGAATGGTGCATAACTGTAAAATATGTTAGTAAGAGAAGTCACAATTACAGAATTACTAAGACCTAGTTTTACTCGTCTTCCACAAAGACTACCCAAACTATACATTCAAACATTTGATTAAACatatatgattaaaactagCTTTTATAAAGTAGAGTTACACATTTAGATTCCCTTCCAACTACATTTCATCTAAATGTCCAAGAACTATATATCCGAAAACACCATCATCAAGCAATGCCGCAGTCGACAGACCATACAAGAACGCCCTAGGAAAAACAGTAATTTGCTGTTCACAAAAGCTACAGAACTACATCACATGAATAGGTCTAAATCATGTGAAAACAGATATCACATCCTTTTCTCAAAGCTCAGAAAACATAGAATAGCAAATGTGAATGTGATTAACTTGGACTCGCTAACCTAAAACAACATCCACATAGTTATGATGCATCACAACAAAATCCCCTAATCTAAGAATCAAGATTGCAGCCAACTACTTCACAAGTAAAATTCTCCGAAAATGTACAACTCCCACATACCAGAGTACAAGGGCATGGCCAGTGTACAACTCGTACAGCCGAAAAGGGTGAGAACTGACGCCAAGGCTCTCCATTTATGCCGCGAAACAAGTTTCCACAACAGCCCCCAACTAATTACATCAAGCGGCTGCAGCTCCACAATATAGGTGCCGTCGATTTTGGGGTCAACCTCCGACACGATTGCGTCGAAAGCCGGGCCCGAAACATAGGCCCGTCTGATGATACTTGATGCTGCTAAAGCTCTTGATCCTTTAACAGATACTGGCCGAGAAAACGAAGCGGGCAAGCAAGAAACAGACTGCCTGTTTAGATTGTTGCTGAGCTTGAGCTTCAATCTTGAAGTTTTGAATTTAATCAAGTGTTTGGGGGAATAGAGGTTGAAGGAAGGTGCAAGAGGCGTTGCTGCAGCTGCTGCCATTTTTTTGGTGGTTGGAGAGTGTCGAGTGTTAGTTCATGATTTATAATACAACAAAAAGGCTTGTGAAATGCGTGCAAGAAAAATTTTCTTGATTATCTtctgaatttgattgcaaatttgaTAAAGCAACAACAACGAGTTACTAATTAGATTTTGGATTCTAGTCCTTATTTCGAAGTTCGAACACACATTCATGAAATTAACAGTGAAATCTCCCATTATAGGATTGTATTTATTGAGGAAATGTAGTTTTTTTAGCCACTTCAAATTGAGAAAATTAGttattaatttgatttcatTTTTTCAGTTCCAATtttccattttcaaatttctttttttttttttaaacaagccattttcaaatttctagacttctttttttttttttgagagaaaaatTTCTAGACTTCTAGTGTAGCTTCAAAGTATCTGGGTTTACTAAAGGTTTTGtttaaatctaaataatttgTTCAGTGGTATTTATGTCATTTACAAAGGTCATTaaaatctatctattatataaaaACACAGTTTGTAACAAAATGacaattaaataatcatattaagagtatttataaaactcaacaaatcccataaaatagaaatactcaacaaatctcatatattttctctctcgtattctcttttcatatttttgtgattgttttctttttaaaaataaattttatttataaaaattattcaatatatatatatatcttaaattaaagataaatgaaggatctttaatttggtatgaaaattatcaaatatgaatttaaaacaaataaattactccctccgtcccattaataaagacctaggtcttttgggcacggagattaaggaaaGGTAGATTAGTTGTTAAAGTATTGTGGCCCACCACTATTAGTGTAGTTGATTAATGTCTTTATTAAAcctcaactctctctcttaTCTGCTCCGACCACCGCCGACCaccagcgccgccgccgccgtcgaccACGACCGTCGATTCCCTCTGTTATGCCGCTGAAAATCGAACTCATAAACAATTGCAAATAGAGGATTGCAGAAACTGATTCAAAAATAGAGGATTGCAGAAACTgattcaaaaattgaaaaatcgaaCCCAGAAACAATTGCAAATCGAACCCAGAAACAAGTGCAAATCAAACCAAGAGATAATCGAACCCACAAACAATAGTAGTGACGCCGGCCACGGACGTTGGCggaggagggaggcggtggcAGAATTGGGGCGAGGAGATGGGTGGCGGCTGTCGAACCCAAGAGATAATCGAACCCAAAATCAAACCAGAATTGGGGCGAGGAGATGGGTGGCGGCTGTCGAACCCAGAATTGGCAGAATTGCAAATCAAACCAAGAGATAATCGAACCCAAAATTGAACGCTTGCAAACCCTAGCCCCCAGCTCTGCCGCCCTGCAAACCCTAGCCACTAGAACCAGATCTGtcggagaagagaagagaatggGTGGCGGCTGTTCGGTcggagaaggcggcggcggcaaacacagaggtcgagagagagagatgagcgaGAGAGACGAGGAAGAACCGagaggggaagagagaggagtcaGACAGAGAGAGATGCGAGGGGAAGAAGGAAGGCGGTCGCGGCGCGGCCCCAGAGCCGCCGTCGGCTGGAGAAGGagaagcaggcggcggcggagaaggagaagagagggggagggGCGCCGCGCTGTTCGGCGGGGCTAGGGCTAGGTCTCGGCCCTCTGCCCCCGTCAGTGGTCGGAGAGGCGAGGGGTGCTCGGCGGTGGTCGGAGGCTCGCCGGAGAAGctggattgagagagagagagagacgagagagtgagagaggcggagaggcggattgagaaagagagagacgagagagtgagagaggtgGAGAGGCGGTGAGAgagtttgattaattagtgtatcttatgccctaattatttccttttttggaaatgtgtctttattattgggacagcccaaaaaggaaagtgtgtcttcattagtgggacggagggagtattatacttTAAAATTTTGTGTGTGCTtctgtgtgttgtgtgtgtgcgtgtgtttgtgtgtggagttgtgtgtgtgtgttttctttTAAGTAAATGAATGGGTTGTGGGCTTAGGAATTTAGTATGGGCTTCAGCATTTGGGCTGATTAATTTCACCTTTTGGACTTGAGTTTTGTTTAAATGGGCTGAGATTAATATAATCATTGAACTTCAACCTTGAACTTGAGCCTAGATTCATTAAATGGCTGatttctattaattaatttgagtttgagatggattttcatttttaaattatctatatataatttattttgttaattagGCTGATATTTTCTCATGTAGAATAACTTTCAAGTtcttattaaaatatttcaaagcttgattaggcccttatattttgaacttatttgactaggtgcggcgcgactaggacgtaactgttaatttgaattattcaaGTTATCTTCAAGTGCTAATtttcaggtgtgagatttatttagtacatgctgtggttaattattgtcaattttaatattatgtgtttaccatatgtgagttaatttaaatatcgatatgggccagcataattggtctAGGACGTCacagtccttggtatgccacaatgcgatttacGTGTTAAAATTTAGGTTGCAACCATAGTCGCcaggggccagcataattggtccaggacggaaaggtccttggtatgccaccgtgcgaataaatattataaatgtTAAGATCGTATGTGTTTACCGTTCTATTAActtggacaattattgcatgaaTTCCACATTTAGTATACTTTGTATGCTCACCCCAAAGTATTTTTaacattttcatgaaattgaagTTGGAGACGCAgtggagagtcgaatgggcACATCTAGTCATATTTTGAACAATGATGTCATTTTGAAATATATGTAGTAACTAATATTTTGTATAGTATAAGTTTAGCATCTCAAACCATGTTCTCTTGAACTTAGTTTTGTATCCAATATTTTTGGTGTAGCATAAGTCTTGGATCCTAAACTATTTGTGTATCATGTCCAACGTTTCAAGTTATAATATTAGTTCTTTATGTTTATGTCATGTCTTGAAGCTTttaaaattcaagttttatttgagcattttatttattagtttattTACTTTGGAATTTGTTTTAAAATGAGcaaaattatttactttatgaTTTTCCGCGTTTAAATgtttctttaaatttatttataacactttaaatagattagggtgttacagaAAAGATGGGTATAAATCTGACATTTCGTTATTAAGGAAGGGAAATTTTGGCTGCAAAAAATAAGTGTGAAGAAATTTGTGGCTTATCGATTGCATGAAAGGCGTGGAGAATTTTCTATATTGTTCTATTGTTGATGTTTGTTTCAGCAATTTGTTGTTGATACTTATACTATGGTGGAAGCTGGTAGATTAAACTTTGTTCGATTTAACCAAAAACAGTTTCGATGTGATTTGTATAAAGGTTTGGCAGATGCTTTGATGCGAGGTGACACGGATCCAGCTATGCATGGACAACGAGTTATTTTGCCATCTTCATTTGTTGGAGGTGCTTGATACATGATTCAAAATTACCAAGATGCTATGGCTATTTGTAGTTGGGTTGGATATCCAGATTTGTTTATCACCTTCACTTGCAATCCAAAGTGCATGGCCAGAACTAAATAGATATCTTGATGTTAAAGGTTTGAAGCCAGAGGATCGGCCTGATATAGTTTCTTGGATATTCAAGATTAAGCTAGCCAATCTAATTCACAGTGTTTGTTATGATCGAGTATTTGGTGTGGTAAGAGCAGGTATGtatatatagtatttatatatatatatatatatatatatatatatatttacattatttaaattcattgtctaattaaattttttgtttctttagTTGTTTATACGATAGAGTTTCAAAAGCGAGAGGGTTACCTCATGCACATATTTTGTTATGGCGAAAGAGGATAAATATCCGGATGCTGAAGGTATAGATAAGATCATTTCTGCAGAAATTCCTGATCCAATTACTGATCGTAGATATTATGAAGCTGTGAAAGAATTCATGGTTCATGGTCCATGTGGTGCACTTAGAATTTCACCGCCATGTATGTTAAAGGTCGTTGTACGAAGTATTTTCCAAAGAAGTATGTTGAAGCAACAACTCTTGATGATGATGGATATCCTGTGTATAGGAGGCGAAATGATGGACGTGTTGTATTGAAGAATGGTATATCTTTTGGATGTGTGGGGGAAAAGTGCTTTCAACACTGTAATTTTTCCTCTGATGGAAACCCCATTGATGGCCCATGGTATCTGCAGTAGCCACTTTACATTCAGTGGAAGCAATGGGACTGCCGTAGTGACTGTCGTTACCACTGCATGCTCTCTAGAGAAGAAGAAAGACAGGAACTTGGCTACAAGCCTGTAAACTACCATGGGAAGTGGCCATTCAGGCGTATTTATGGGATCCAGGTAAAATGACGCGTTACTTTGTGCAGAAAATGCTCTCCCTCAGTCCCTCATGTACTGTTGTCTTCTAGCCATTATAGTGTTCATGAGTGATTAAGTACACTAAATCTAGTCAATCTTCAAGAACCTGTTTCGGTTGCTTTCTCTGCTCTTAATCTTGCGGTACAGTTTCATGGATGGGTATCATTCTACATCCTTGTAAACTACAAACTGCCCTTTAGACCGAACAAGAAGACATATTATGAATACTTCGAATTGAGTTCCGTTTGTTTTTACTTCAGATAGAAGTTTTTCTTAGTTTTTGAATAGGATGGTATAAGCAGAAGTAAAActctgaaaaaataaaaaatacaaatctGAAATGGAGGAAATCGGGTATAATTTGCAGTATTCTTCTATGATGATATTACAGTATCCTTTTATAATAGACTGTCTTACCTCCTCTTGATGACTAACAGTAAAATACAAGTGATAATACTGAAACCTTTTATGAAAAGGATGGATATTTGTCTGTCAATGTTGCATAAAATTTATACAACACTGTGGAGCCCAACGAAGATGTGCGTTTTGCAGGATTGAACATGAAAGTTTGCGTGGCAATGGGTGTCATACAGATAGCTATCTGGGTAGTCTGGGGTGGTGTCTCTGGCCACCCTTCTCGTTGGAAGCTGTGGGTGGTTGTACTCGGAGGTGCTCTTGCTTGGGACTTGTTGACGCTCATGCCCTTTGGCATGCAACCACAATTCCGCTCACTTACCTATGGTGGAGTTTCGTAAGGGACGATGCAGAGCATAGAACCTCGGTTCTCCTCAAGAAGACCAAGTAGTAATTCTATTGACCTATTTGTGACGCTTCTCCTTGATTTGCCGTTGTACGTTATTTGTTTTTTCTCACAGTTGATGCATTTCCCTGAAGTGCTACTAATTGTGGGTTTGCTTTGGCTTTGGTTATCTGAAAATATTGAGTTGGGATACTTGTGATAAGGTTAATTGATGACATTCAAGAGTTTAGGTAAAACTCGTGTGCATTCGAGTATAATACATACTCCTTCTGTTTTTTTGTAAGTGTCGTATGGAAAAAAAATACGTATACCAAGAAAGTTGGAGTATTCCTTTGTGCTCATATAATCGTTAATGcataaaaataatttctaatttgtgatattaaagaaaaagagtaaaataggaacttggtcatttttttattctcaaattttaaaataggacacttaaaaaggaacaataaatttatcttaataggacacttaaaaaacACAGGGGAGTATACtcttaattaaattcaattaggGGTTCATCCgttttcaataaaaaattattaaatccttaattataatttcatttGGATGGCTGCATTGGAATGTGTTTATATTCAGGAAGCCTAAACAATTAAGCATAGTAATATCATTTGTTTTATTAAATGACATTTACAATTTACAATTATTAGATcaccttattttttttaaaaaaaataaaaaatatagtattagaTGAGCTCCGCACTTGCCAAAAAAATTATCAAGGTGTGAAATAAAAGAATATTCCTAATCCACCTATATATCAACTTAAAAAGCTCCATAACGACACGTCAGCAGAAACTTCCACGTCATCAGCGTAGTAGTGAGGTGGCGGCAGCATCATCCCCTCCGCCATATTGGTCAGCAAGCCATGCATCCCAAACACTTCCTCCTCGTCCACAAACCACACATTCTCCGGCGACTTTGGCCGGAAAGCCTCCGCTGCCTGGACCGCCACCCTCCTGATCTCCTTGGCGTCCGTGGACGCCGGGACGGGCAGCCACCACGCGGAGTCGGCGAAGTTGAGGCACGCGGGCCGCCATGTCGACGGTGGGGAAGGTCCCCAGCCATATCCTGGACTTCTTGTTGGGCTCCCTCACCTCTTGTTGAGCTCTGCCGCCGCACGCCGCGGTAGACAGGGTGGCGCGTCTCCCGGAACTTCTTCCTCCCCGCGCGCTTCTTCGGATTGTCGGAAGCAAGAATCACTTCGTTTTCCGACGTGGAATGCACACGTGGAAGGTGATTGTCTGAGGCGAACATCTGCTTTCTTTGCCGAATAGTAGAATCTTGTATTATATGCAttgaaaaagttgatgaatcGTGTGCAAGTGCAAATGATGGAGAAATGTGTAATTTATATGTGAGGGTGCAAGTGATTAATCATTAAAAAATGATAGATAAGTCATAAATGATACACGGAAATGTAGATAATGCGCCAGGCTAGCTAACTGCCTACGGTTTGTATCTTTTAACACTGATAAGATACGCGAAAGAGTGATTAATTGATTAAAGGGCCAAGTTCTGGAAGCGGATTCATGGGCCACGTGACGAATGCGTTTGGCCCATACCGGTGTTTATTTCTAATTGACTAATGAGGGCAGTATTTAATTAGATAGTGACACTTGTAGTTCACTGCATCACTTTTTAAAGCAAGCAAGAAACCAGAAACTTCCTCCATGCACAAAACTACTATCTTAATCGCACAAAACTAAATTCAAAATTcgttcattttctatttttgtataGTTTCaacattgaaaattttaatattgacTGATTAACAGGGAAAATAAGTAAT comes from Salvia miltiorrhiza cultivar Shanhuang (shh) chromosome 3, IMPLAD_Smil_shh, whole genome shotgun sequence and encodes:
- the LOC131014547 gene encoding LOW QUALITY PROTEIN: ABC transporter B family member 28-like (The sequence of the model RefSeq protein was modified relative to this genomic sequence to represent the inferred CDS: deleted 1 base in 1 codon), with protein sequence MAAAAATPLAPSFNLYSPKHLIKFKTSRLKLKLSNNLNRQSVSCLPASFSRPVSVKGSRALAASSIIRRAYVSGPAFDAIVSEVDPKIDGTYIVELQPLDVISWGLLWKLVSRHKWRALASVLTLFGCTSCTLAMPLYSGKFFEVLIGARPEPIWQLLSKVGILYTLEPIFTIIFVVNMNGIWEKVMSSLRAQIFQRVLIQKVEFFDKYKVGELTSLLTSDLGSLKTIVSDNISRDRGFRAISEVIGTLCLLFALSPQLAPVLGLLMLTVSAVVAVYKRTTVSVFKVHGSALATIADCVTETFAAIRTVRSFGGEKRQMSVFGRQVLDYERSGMTLGVFKSINESITRVAVYVSLMALYCLGGSKVKAGKLAVGTMVSFIGYTFTLTFAVQGVVNTFGDLRGALAAVERINSVLSGAEIDEALAYALEKDLKRRKSHDPNLEPLLANSNGKMQTSSVGYMSSLKSASDVRKLAESGDIHLEDVSFSYPLRPDVEILQGLDLTLKCGTVTALVGPSGAGKSTVVQLLARFYEPTRGRITVAGEDLRSFDKSEWARAVSIVNQEPVLFSVSVGENIAYGLPDDNVSKDDVIKAAKAANAHEFIISLPQGYDTLVGERGGLLSGGQRQRIAIARALLKNAPILILDEATSALDTVSERLVQDALTRLMKGRTTLVIAHRLSTVQNADLIALCSDGKISELGTHSELLEQKGLYASLVGSQRLAFE